A genomic window from Desulforegula conservatrix Mb1Pa includes:
- a CDS encoding ATP-binding protein, with protein sequence MSGWNLKKDGTVNLDGEWEFYFGQLLEPDDFKNISGHEKSDYLPIPSTWRNYEYEGKKINGKGYATYRLKIIPEKAQDRLALRIFDISSAYRLWINGQLLAESGKVGKSSENEVPNPSVLMPEFQSDGEPIELVLQVSNHYFREGGITSSVRIGHHNQITAEQTKQWGIALFFVGSLLVMGGYHLVLFLFRRKNPSTLYFGFYCLLWMANFLVSNSSAWVIRLFLPVTPIQVLSRLDQIFFFLTIPVGYQFFRSLYPKEFSRKILIASSILAVFFTLLGLTIPVFILTALVPIYFSTSALLIVYSFFKLNRARLKKLEGATFILIGFIIIGSAGINDMLTDMHIIQSVYLIHVGVFFFVLFQAFALSLRFSKAFSSVENLSSELKENYLKLSKLDRIKDEFLANTSHELRTPLSGIIGLSESMLAGSGGELSRQSAANLIMIVNSAKRLSTLVNDILDFSRLENNDLKIDIKAVDLRSIADIAIGVIKPLAQKKGISIENAISMWLPFAEGDEDRLIQIFFNLLGNAVKFTDKGEIRVSAKKKKDMIEIAVSDTGTGIHPDSMEIIFRPFEQDDSSASMGGVGLGLSISHHLTELHGGRLWAESSIGKGSTFHFTIPVCKDPDALAAPSESPAPFIQNLPENDFENLNPIFNTKGLARILAVDDDPVNLQVLRNHLSLEGMAVTTAKDGMEALALVDSGESFDLILLDLMMPGLSGFEVCKELRRKFSITELPIIILTARKRLSDITKGLECGANDYLGKPFAREELLARTRVQLKIIRAEEEARRAGRLAMLGELAASIAHEVNTPINTIINSSQLILMADSREELEQDAGVIKSEGRRIAGIVSALLSFARTGSGEKAPCRIGNIISESICLVEAKLRNDHIRLQIDIADNLPEINMNSQLITQVFLNIINNAAHALNEKYQGLDENKKIIIEGELINFGSDKLVRLTFKDFGTGIPESLINRIMMPFFTTKPVGKGTGLGLSVSQNIISDHRGSMVIESEAGISTTVIIDFPIIDKNQ encoded by the coding sequence ATGTCAGGATGGAATTTAAAAAAAGACGGCACTGTAAATCTCGACGGGGAATGGGAATTTTATTTCGGCCAGCTCCTCGAACCAGATGATTTTAAGAATATTTCAGGGCATGAAAAATCAGATTACCTTCCTATTCCATCAACTTGGAGAAATTATGAATACGAAGGCAAAAAAATAAATGGTAAAGGATACGCCACATACAGACTCAAAATAATACCTGAAAAAGCACAAGATAGACTTGCCCTGCGCATTTTTGACATTTCTTCCGCATACAGGCTCTGGATAAATGGCCAACTGCTTGCTGAAAGCGGTAAAGTTGGAAAATCATCAGAAAACGAAGTACCAAATCCGTCTGTCCTGATGCCGGAATTCCAATCGGACGGCGAGCCAATTGAGCTGGTTCTTCAGGTTTCGAATCACTATTTCAGGGAAGGTGGAATAACCTCATCAGTCAGAATTGGTCATCATAACCAAATTACAGCCGAACAGACAAAACAGTGGGGCATAGCCCTATTTTTCGTTGGCAGTCTTCTTGTGATGGGAGGATATCATCTGGTCCTCTTTCTGTTCCGCAGAAAAAACCCTTCAACCCTTTACTTTGGTTTTTACTGTCTTCTATGGATGGCAAACTTCCTTGTTTCAAACTCAAGTGCATGGGTAATTCGTCTTTTTTTGCCTGTTACTCCAATCCAGGTTTTGAGCCGACTTGATCAGATATTCTTCTTTCTTACAATACCAGTGGGCTATCAATTTTTCAGATCCCTCTACCCAAAAGAATTTTCAAGAAAAATACTGATAGCATCCAGCATTCTGGCTGTTTTTTTTACACTTCTTGGCCTTACGATTCCTGTATTTATTCTCACAGCATTAGTACCGATCTATTTTTCCACATCTGCTCTTCTGATCGTATACAGTTTTTTTAAACTTAACAGAGCAAGGCTGAAAAAGCTTGAAGGAGCAACCTTCATACTAATAGGATTTATTATAATTGGGTCTGCGGGCATAAATGATATGCTTACAGATATGCATATTATTCAATCAGTTTATCTGATTCATGTGGGCGTATTCTTTTTTGTTCTTTTTCAGGCTTTTGCACTTTCCCTCAGATTTTCCAAGGCTTTTTCATCAGTTGAAAACCTGTCTTCTGAATTAAAAGAAAACTATCTCAAACTTTCAAAACTTGACAGGATCAAGGACGAATTCCTGGCAAACACATCCCATGAGCTACGCACTCCTCTCTCAGGAATCATAGGACTTTCAGAATCAATGTTAGCTGGATCAGGGGGAGAGCTTTCACGGCAGTCTGCAGCAAATCTTATCATGATAGTAAACAGCGCAAAAAGGCTAAGCACGCTTGTCAATGATATTCTGGATTTTTCCAGACTTGAAAATAACGACCTCAAAATAGATATTAAGGCTGTGGACTTAAGATCTATAGCAGATATTGCAATTGGAGTAATAAAACCTCTTGCCCAGAAAAAAGGTATCTCCATTGAAAACGCAATATCCATGTGGCTCCCGTTTGCAGAAGGCGATGAAGACAGGCTTATACAGATTTTTTTCAACCTCTTGGGCAATGCCGTAAAATTCACAGACAAAGGCGAAATAAGAGTTTCAGCAAAAAAAAAGAAAGACATGATAGAAATTGCTGTCAGCGATACAGGCACTGGGATACATCCTGATAGTATGGAAATCATATTCCGGCCCTTTGAACAGGATGACTCTTCAGCATCCATGGGAGGAGTAGGGTTAGGACTGTCAATAAGCCACCACCTTACAGAGCTTCACGGCGGCAGGCTATGGGCAGAATCAAGCATAGGCAAAGGTTCTACATTCCATTTTACAATTCCTGTATGTAAAGATCCCGACGCTTTAGCAGCGCCGTCTGAATCTCCTGCTCCGTTCATACAGAATTTGCCGGAAAATGATTTTGAAAACCTGAATCCAATTTTCAATACCAAAGGTCTTGCCAGGATTCTCGCCGTGGATGATGATCCGGTTAATCTTCAGGTCCTCAGAAATCATCTTTCGCTTGAAGGAATGGCTGTCACAACCGCCAAGGACGGCATGGAAGCCCTTGCTCTTGTAGACTCAGGTGAATCATTCGATCTTATTCTGCTTGACCTCATGATGCCTGGTTTGTCTGGATTCGAGGTCTGCAAAGAGCTACGCAGGAAGTTCAGCATAACAGAGCTTCCTATTATTATTCTAACGGCCAGAAAAAGACTGTCTGATATTACAAAAGGACTTGAATGCGGAGCCAACGATTATCTCGGAAAACCGTTTGCGCGGGAAGAGCTTCTTGCCAGAACCAGGGTTCAGCTGAAAATAATCAGAGCTGAAGAAGAAGCCCGCAGAGCTGGCCGTCTTGCCATGCTTGGAGAATTAGCCGCAAGCATAGCCCATGAAGTCAACACGCCCATCAATACAATCATAAACTCTAGCCAGCTCATTCTCATGGCAGATAGCCGTGAAGAACTCGAACAGGATGCAGGGGTCATTAAAAGCGAAGGCAGAAGAATAGCAGGAATTGTAAGCGCCCTACTGTCATTCGCCAGAACAGGTTCAGGTGAAAAAGCACCTTGCAGAATTGGCAATATAATTTCAGAAAGTATCTGTTTGGTTGAAGCTAAATTAAGAAATGATCATATCCGGCTTCAAATAGACATTGCGGACAATCTGCCTGAGATCAACATGAACAGCCAGCTTATCACTCAGGTTTTTCTTAATATTATAAATAATGCGGCCCACGCCCTGAATGAAAAATACCAGGGTCTGGATGAAAACAAAAAAATAATAATTGAGGGAGAACTGATCAATTTTGGATCAGACAAACTTGTGAGACTGACTTTTAAGGACTTCGGAACAGGAATTCCAGAAAGTCTTATTAATAGGATCATGATGCCTTTTTTTACTACAAAGCCTGTTGGGAAAGGTACAGGACTCGGACTTAGCGTGTCCCAGAATATAATATCGGATCATAGAGGATCCATGGTAATTGAAAGCGAGGCAGGGATTTCAACCACGGTCATTATAGATTTTCCAATAATTGATAAGAACCAATAA
- the uvrB gene encoding excinuclease ABC subunit UvrB produces MDEKFKIISSFTPKGHQPKAIETLSKGIISGKNHQTLVGVTGSGKTFTMAHVIANCNRPALVIAPNKTLAAQLYHEFKGLFPESAVEYFVSYYDYYQPEAYIPTTDTYIQKDSAINEMIDKMRHSATRSVLTRRDVLVVASVSCIYGLGAPEDYLAMRIELGVDDEHTREKLLKDLVSMHYERNDMDFHRGVFRVRGDRVEIFPAYEEDVALRIEFFGDFIESISEIDPLKGSVTRKLKKTAVFPGSHYVTMKETRTRAIETISAELALREAYFKSVNKLIEAQRIVERTNFDLEMIEELGYCNGIENYSRHLTGRNPGEPPPTLLDYFPDDLIVFLDESHMAVPQIRAMYSGDQSRKSTLAEFGFRLPSALDNRPLKFEEFNKRAHQVIYVSATPADYEYEVSGANLVEQIVRPTGLVDPLIDIRSAETQVDNLLEEIRLNVEKGGRVLITTLTKRMAEDLTDYYTDFGIRVKYLHSDIKTLERMDIIRSLRLGEFDVLIGINLLREGLDIPEVSLVAIMDADKEGFLRSTRALIQTFGRAARNVGGKVILYADRMTDSMRRAIDETDRRRKIQEEYNIVHGIIPTTIEKEVSVYLPVQEKAIPQDLFVSDKTIKFETVNDIEAMIKTLDKEMKEAAKELMFEKAAQIRDRIKSLRALEQFG; encoded by the coding sequence ATGGACGAAAAATTTAAAATAATATCTTCTTTTACCCCTAAAGGCCATCAGCCCAAGGCAATCGAAACCCTCAGCAAAGGAATTATTTCTGGCAAGAATCATCAGACCCTTGTTGGTGTTACAGGTTCTGGAAAAACATTTACCATGGCCCATGTAATAGCAAACTGTAACAGGCCGGCTCTCGTTATTGCACCCAACAAGACCCTTGCTGCCCAGCTTTATCATGAATTCAAGGGGCTTTTCCCTGAAAGCGCCGTGGAATATTTTGTCAGCTATTATGACTATTATCAGCCAGAAGCATACATCCCCACGACTGATACATATATACAGAAAGATTCCGCCATAAATGAAATGATTGACAAGATGCGCCATTCAGCCACGAGATCTGTTCTTACCCGGCGCGATGTTCTGGTCGTTGCAAGTGTTTCCTGTATTTACGGTCTTGGCGCTCCAGAAGATTATCTTGCCATGCGCATAGAATTGGGTGTGGATGATGAACACACAAGGGAAAAGCTTCTTAAAGATCTTGTTTCCATGCATTATGAACGTAATGATATGGATTTTCATCGAGGGGTTTTCAGGGTGAGGGGAGACAGGGTTGAAATTTTTCCTGCATATGAAGAAGATGTTGCTTTACGCATAGAGTTTTTTGGAGATTTTATTGAAAGCATTTCTGAAATTGACCCTTTAAAAGGGTCTGTAACAAGAAAGCTGAAAAAAACCGCAGTTTTCCCTGGCAGCCATTATGTAACCATGAAGGAAACCAGAACCAGGGCAATTGAGACAATTTCAGCGGAACTTGCCCTGCGTGAGGCTTATTTCAAATCTGTGAACAAACTGATCGAGGCCCAAAGAATAGTTGAGCGCACAAATTTTGACCTTGAAATGATCGAAGAGCTTGGATACTGCAACGGTATCGAGAATTATTCCCGGCATCTTACCGGTCGAAATCCTGGAGAACCGCCTCCGACGCTTCTTGACTATTTTCCCGATGACCTGATTGTATTCCTTGATGAAAGCCACATGGCGGTTCCCCAGATACGGGCGATGTACAGTGGTGACCAGTCAAGAAAAAGCACTCTTGCTGAATTCGGGTTCAGGCTTCCGTCTGCCCTTGATAACAGACCTCTGAAATTTGAAGAGTTCAATAAAAGGGCTCACCAGGTAATATACGTTTCAGCTACTCCTGCTGATTACGAGTACGAGGTTTCAGGAGCGAATCTTGTCGAGCAGATAGTAAGGCCAACAGGTCTTGTTGATCCTTTGATTGATATTAGAAGTGCTGAAACCCAGGTTGACAATCTCCTTGAAGAGATTCGCCTGAATGTTGAAAAAGGCGGAAGGGTTCTTATTACAACCCTTACAAAGCGCATGGCAGAGGATCTCACCGACTATTACACCGATTTCGGGATCAGGGTCAAATACCTGCATTCGGATATCAAGACCCTTGAACGCATGGATATTATCCGCAGTTTAAGACTTGGAGAATTCGATGTTCTCATAGGAATCAACCTTCTGCGTGAAGGCCTTGATATTCCCGAAGTATCCCTTGTCGCAATAATGGATGCTGACAAGGAAGGTTTTCTGCGTTCAACCAGGGCCCTCATTCAGACATTCGGACGAGCAGCAAGAAATGTTGGCGGCAAGGTGATTCTTTATGCTGACAGGATGACGGATTCCATGCGCAGGGCGATTGATGAGACTGACAGAAGAAGAAAAATTCAGGAAGAATATAATATTGTTCATGGAATCATTCCCACAACCATTGAAAAAGAAGTCTCTGTTTATCTTCCTGTTCAGGAAAAGGCAATACCTCAGGATCTTTTTGTATCTGATAAAACCATAAAATTTGAGACAGTTAATGATATCGAGGCCATGATCAAAACGCTGGATAAAGAAATGAAAGAAGCGGCAAAGGAACTTATGTTTGAGAAAGCTGCCCAGATAAGGGACAGGATCAAGTCATTAAGGGCGCTTGAGCAGTTTGGGTGA